In the Onychostoma macrolepis isolate SWU-2019 chromosome 09, ASM1243209v1, whole genome shotgun sequence genome, one interval contains:
- the aff3 gene encoding AF4/FMR2 family member 2 isoform X3 has translation MTQSWPYQQPPGEGGTQHFLYSYSKEGKQPNSRHRHVRDGVSMRMPSRPLVAPHKSMLADDLKLSSDEDDKDEGSEQTTSWADNDRLSGQQQHHTHTHVGRVRHSSSGSSGSDPSSEWESDHSQRSRSPSPGTHNRCRTPTQQRTLNCSTETESPPTTQWQLDRWLEKVPKNHQSSDHDPGGGQRRTAKSDCGRGPSPGRYWSRDSESRRDYSPCESPVPSPKFDYSPRNSPRPSPEYSPCPSPGISLVPSPVPSVCPSPGDSFQGSRSPSPLPLHPPRSPSPSLSSTAVPSQGTYPQVQPPQQESPRHIAQPTVASIPAYRPKVRPWVPPDHSANQRKEFRPKDSRSRDSRSKDSRPGPPQQPHHSEHSSTEKSHKDLTHKLEAKNSESTSKQRFNSPSNPISKHSSKQRPRPSVSPKPQVRHSSRTDHSIEHNHRSNETTGVSIQSSHSKSGHSSHFNTLKSSDRGPLSKSRDSSRREVNSRYSHSLKTKSFPDTKQSSSKQTSQKSSSPKPKVKLGDALVPRTGHFQKDPKPREREREVDSRGKAQGAALVQTGKEQRQRRLAEEQVIRRRWVRSSEEEEDKEDRRTEEGERERKRRRRREQEVEWKAVQPKQRPHTNSQHHAQKEYNGHNLEEQRRKKRRWSNEDISSGPHVTDTSASPPLSPPSPTPVIKPTRPPSSSSSTSSSSSSSSSSSSDSDSESSPPRNVAKVPADSTSNQKTVSKRSIDKPGSGTGAHPHGSSLSTPETQGRGRHKLYTLVPFGRTEKSPTVAHRGLKKLVVRIDLSLLGRVPSADEITERQSSSSALSTGKAKEKTSMKHLHHLDQLPGDGRSKRKAENGDAQRESKRNHSRADKLPVSVHNETEETLNKQNGCQDDYFYSKRPVSPLSPPSGILELSKPSVKAPHAEKYHTPPEKDKDSTAQKTQVQETQPKVEVECVGVSGHLQSLSGSLVPPSNLPLHYRGTVPISDVSHHAEYYMHEAKRLKHRADAMVDKLGKAVNYVDAALFFMECGKAMEEGPLESKSPYTMYAETVELIRYAMRLKSHAGPGASQEDKQLAVLCFRCLALLYWQMFRLKKDNALKYSKVLLDYFKSSPKGPHKPPPWSNAGKGTVAPASICSVNIMGSHTGSSQSSVISIPHRIHQMAANHLNITNSVLYSYEYWEVADTLAKENKEFFNYLNTLTGPLTLHSSMAHIVQYTRQGLQWIRISANLS, from the exons GGAAGTGAGCAAACAACTTCCTGGGCCGATAATGACCG CTTGTCAGGCCAGCAGcagcaccacacacacacacatgtcggAAGAGTGAGACATTCTAGCTCAGGGTCTTCAGGATCAGACCCCTCCAGCGAGTGGGAAAGCGATCACAGCCAGCGATCACGCAGCCCGAGCCCAGGGACACACAACCGGTGCAGGACGCCGACCCAGCAGCGGACCCTAAACTGCAGCACAGAG ACGGAGAGTCCACCAACCACACAGTGGCAGCTGGACAGGTGGCTTGAGAAAGTCCCTAAAAATCATCAGTCATCTGACCACGATCCAGGTGGAGGACAGCGACGGACTGCGAAATCTGACTGTGGCCGTGGACCATCACCTGGAAGATACTGGAGCAGAGACTCTGAATCCAGACGGGATTACAGTCCATGTGAAAGTCCGGTCCCAAGTCCAAAATTTGACTACAGTCCCAGAAACAGTCCTCGTCCCAGCCCAGAATACAGTCCATGCCCCAGTCCAGGAATTAGCCTTGTGCCAAGCCCAGTGCCAAGTGTGTGCCCAAGTCCAGGAGACAGCTTCCAAGGGAGTCGAAGTCCCAGCCCTTTACCTTTACACCCTCCCAGAAGCCCTAGTCCAAGTCTCTCATCCACCGCAGTACCTAGCCAAGGTACATATCCTCAGGTCCAGCCACCTCAACAAGAAAGTCCCAGGCATATTGCACAGCCAACCGTTGCCTCTATTCCAGCATATCGTCCCAAAGTAAGGCCATGGGTGCCTCCGGACCATAGTGCCAACCAGAGAAAGGAGTTTAGACCCAAAGACTCTAGATCCAGAGACTCTCGATCCAAAGACTCCAGACCTGGTCCTCCCCAACAGCCCCATCATTCTGAGCACAGCTCAACAGAAAAGTCACACAAAGATCTCACACACAAGCTTGAGGCCAAAAACTCTGAATCCACAAGCAAGCAAAGGTTTAACTCACCTTCGAACCCCATTTCAAAGCATTCGTCAAAGCAAAGACCAAGACCAAGCGTTAGCCCAAAACCACAAGTCAGGCACTCATCTAGAACTGACCATAGTATTGAACATAATCACAGAAGCAATGAAACTACAGGAGTGTCAATCCAAAGTTCACACTCCAAATCAGGCCATTCatctcattttaatactctgaAGAGTTCAGACCGTGGTCCCTTGTCAAAGTCCAGGGACTCGTCCCGAAGAGAAGTCAACAGTCGATATAGTCACAGCTTGAAGACTAAATCTTTCCCAGATACAAAGCAGTCCAGCTCTAAACAGACTTCCCAAAAGAGTTCCAGTCCAAAGCCCAAGGTCAAACTAGGGGACGCCCTAGTGCCCAGAACCGGGCATTTCCAAAAAGACCCAAagcccagagagagagagagagaggtggacAGCCGAGGTAAGGCACAGGGAGCAGCCCTGGTGCAGACCGGCAAGGAGCAGAGACAAAGAAGACTGGCGGAGGAGCAAGTGATAAGGCGTCGCTGGGTTCGGAGTTCTGAGGAAGAGGAAGATAAGGAAGATAGGAGAACAGAGGAGGGGGAAAGAGAGAGGAaacggaggaggaggagggagcaGGAAGTTGAATGGAAGGCAGTGCAGCCCAAGCAAAGACCTCACACCAACAGCCAGCATCACGCTCAAAAGGAATACAATGGACACAACCTTGAGGAGCAGAGGAGGAAGAAGAGAAGGTGGAGCAATGAGGACATTTCCTCAGGTCCTCATGTGACTGACACTAGCGCTTCTCCTCCACTTTCTCCACCTTCGCCTACTCCTGTCATCAAGCCCACTCGCCCACCATCTTCCTCGTCCTCAACCTCCTCGTCATCCTCTTCTTCCTCATCATCTTCCTCTGATTCAGACTCTGAGTCTAGTCCACCCCGGAATGTTGCCAAAGTCCCTGCAGATTCAACATCAAACCAAAAAACTGTGTCAAAAAGGAGCATTGACAAACCGGGTTCAGGCACTGGTGCTCACCCCCATGGGTCGAGCTTAAGCACCCCTGAGACACAAGGTCGGGGCAGACACAAACTCTACACATTAGTGCCTTTTGGCCGAACTGAAAAGTCTCCCACTGTTGCACATCGAGGCCTGAAAAAACTTGTTGTGAGGATAGACCTCTCGCTTCTGGGTAGAGTCCCTAGTGCAGATGAGATTACCGAGAGACAGTCCTCGTCTTCAGCTTTGTCAACAGGAAAGGCAAAAGAAAAGACATCGATGAAACACTTGCACCACTTGGACCAACTGCCTGGAGATGGCAGAAGTAAAAGAAAA GCTGAAAATGGAGATGCTCAAAGAGAGAGTAAGAGAAATCATTCTCGTGCAGATAAACTACCGGTGTCAGTCCACAATGAGACTGAGGAAACCCTCAACAAGCAAAATGG ATGTCAGGATGATTACTTTTATTCCAAGAGGCCTGTATCCCCATTGTCTCCTCCATCCGGCATACTGGAACTCTCAAAACCCTCAGTAAAAGCTCCGCATGCAGAGAAGTACCACACACCTCCAGAAAAAGACAAAGATTCAACAGCACAGAAAACACAG GTTCAGGAGACACAGCCCAAGGTAGAGGTGGAGTGTGTCGGGGTGTCAGGACACCTCCAGTCTCTCTCTGGATCGCTGGTTCCTCCCTCAAACCTTCCGCTTCACTACAGAGGAACTGTGCCTATCAGTGATGT CTCTCATCATGCTGAATACTACATGCATGAGGCCAAGAGGTTGAAACATCGAGCAGACGCTATG GTGGATAAGCTTGGAAAAGCTGTGAATTATGTGGATGCTGCTTTGTTCTTCATGGAGTGTGGTAAAGCCATGGAAGAGGGACCGCTGGAATCCAAGTCCCCCTACACCATGTATGCTGAAACTGTGGAGCTCATAAG ATACGCTATGAGACTTAAGAGCCACGCCGGCCCTGGAGCCAGCCAGGAAGACAAACAGCTAGCTGTACTATG TTTCCGCTGTCTTGCTCTTCTTTACTGGCAAATGTTCAGACTTAAAAAGGACAACGCTCTAAAATACTCCAAAGTCCTGCTGGACTACTTCAAG AGCTCTCCAAAAGGACCTCACAAACCCCCTCCTTGGAGCAATGCTGGAAA GGGAACTGTAGCTCCTGCCTCTATTTGCTCTGTCAATATAATGGGATCTCACACAGGCAGCTCACAGAGCAGTGTCATCAGCATTCCCCATCGCATCCACCAGATGGCAGCAAATCACCTCAACATTACCAACAGTGTCCTGTACAGTTACGAGTACTGGGAGGTGGCTGATACCCTGGCCAAAGAAAATAAAG AATTTTTCAACTATCTGAACACACTGACTGGGCCCTTGACTCTACACAGCAGCATGGCCCATATTGTCCAGTACACCAGGCAAGGGCTGCAGTGGATCCGGATCAGTGCTAATCTATCATAA
- the aff3 gene encoding AF4/FMR2 family member 2 isoform X4, producing MHRVYYRLQEGKQPNSRHRHVRDGVSMRMPSRPLVAPHKSMLADDLKLSSDEDDKDEGSEQTTSWADNDRLSGQQQHHTHTHVGRVRHSSSGSSGSDPSSEWESDHSQRSRSPSPGTHNRCRTPTQQRTLNCSTETESPPTTQWQLDRWLEKVPKNHQSSDHDPGGGQRRTAKSDCGRGPSPGRYWSRDSESRRDYSPCESPVPSPKFDYSPRNSPRPSPEYSPCPSPGISLVPSPVPSVCPSPGDSFQGSRSPSPLPLHPPRSPSPSLSSTAVPSQGTYPQVQPPQQESPRHIAQPTVASIPAYRPKVRPWVPPDHSANQRKEFRPKDSRSRDSRSKDSRPGPPQQPHHSEHSSTEKSHKDLTHKLEAKNSESTSKQRFNSPSNPISKHSSKQRPRPSVSPKPQVRHSSRTDHSIEHNHRSNETTGVSIQSSHSKSGHSSHFNTLKSSDRGPLSKSRDSSRREVNSRYSHSLKTKSFPDTKQSSSKQTSQKSSSPKPKVKLGDALVPRTGHFQKDPKPREREREVDSRGKAQGAALVQTGKEQRQRRLAEEQVIRRRWVRSSEEEEDKEDRRTEEGERERKRRRRREQEVEWKAVQPKQRPHTNSQHHAQKEYNGHNLEEQRRKKRRWSNEDISSGPHVTDTSASPPLSPPSPTPVIKPTRPPSSSSSTSSSSSSSSSSSSDSDSESSPPRNVAKVPADSTSNQKTVSKRSIDKPGSGTGAHPHGSSLSTPETQGRGRHKLYTLVPFGRTEKSPTVAHRGLKKLVVRIDLSLLGRVPSADEITERQSSSSALSTGKAKEKTSMKHLHHLDQLPGDGRSKRKAENGDAQRESKRNHSRADKLPVSVHNETEETLNKQNGCQDDYFYSKRPVSPLSPPSGILELSKPSVKAPHAEKYHTPPEKDKDSTAQKTQVQETQPKVEVECVGVSGHLQSLSGSLVPPSNLPLHYRGTVPISDVSHHAEYYMHEAKRLKHRADAMVDKLGKAVNYVDAALFFMECGKAMEEGPLESKSPYTMYAETVELIRYAMRLKSHAGPGASQEDKQLAVLCFRCLALLYWQMFRLKKDNALKYSKVLLDYFKSSPKGPHKPPPWSNAGKGTVAPASICSVNIMGSHTGSSQSSVISIPHRIHQMAANHLNITNSVLYSYEYWEVADTLAKENKEFFNYLNTLTGPLTLHSSMAHIVQYTRQGLQWIRISANLS from the exons GGAAGTGAGCAAACAACTTCCTGGGCCGATAATGACCG CTTGTCAGGCCAGCAGcagcaccacacacacacacatgtcggAAGAGTGAGACATTCTAGCTCAGGGTCTTCAGGATCAGACCCCTCCAGCGAGTGGGAAAGCGATCACAGCCAGCGATCACGCAGCCCGAGCCCAGGGACACACAACCGGTGCAGGACGCCGACCCAGCAGCGGACCCTAAACTGCAGCACAGAG ACGGAGAGTCCACCAACCACACAGTGGCAGCTGGACAGGTGGCTTGAGAAAGTCCCTAAAAATCATCAGTCATCTGACCACGATCCAGGTGGAGGACAGCGACGGACTGCGAAATCTGACTGTGGCCGTGGACCATCACCTGGAAGATACTGGAGCAGAGACTCTGAATCCAGACGGGATTACAGTCCATGTGAAAGTCCGGTCCCAAGTCCAAAATTTGACTACAGTCCCAGAAACAGTCCTCGTCCCAGCCCAGAATACAGTCCATGCCCCAGTCCAGGAATTAGCCTTGTGCCAAGCCCAGTGCCAAGTGTGTGCCCAAGTCCAGGAGACAGCTTCCAAGGGAGTCGAAGTCCCAGCCCTTTACCTTTACACCCTCCCAGAAGCCCTAGTCCAAGTCTCTCATCCACCGCAGTACCTAGCCAAGGTACATATCCTCAGGTCCAGCCACCTCAACAAGAAAGTCCCAGGCATATTGCACAGCCAACCGTTGCCTCTATTCCAGCATATCGTCCCAAAGTAAGGCCATGGGTGCCTCCGGACCATAGTGCCAACCAGAGAAAGGAGTTTAGACCCAAAGACTCTAGATCCAGAGACTCTCGATCCAAAGACTCCAGACCTGGTCCTCCCCAACAGCCCCATCATTCTGAGCACAGCTCAACAGAAAAGTCACACAAAGATCTCACACACAAGCTTGAGGCCAAAAACTCTGAATCCACAAGCAAGCAAAGGTTTAACTCACCTTCGAACCCCATTTCAAAGCATTCGTCAAAGCAAAGACCAAGACCAAGCGTTAGCCCAAAACCACAAGTCAGGCACTCATCTAGAACTGACCATAGTATTGAACATAATCACAGAAGCAATGAAACTACAGGAGTGTCAATCCAAAGTTCACACTCCAAATCAGGCCATTCatctcattttaatactctgaAGAGTTCAGACCGTGGTCCCTTGTCAAAGTCCAGGGACTCGTCCCGAAGAGAAGTCAACAGTCGATATAGTCACAGCTTGAAGACTAAATCTTTCCCAGATACAAAGCAGTCCAGCTCTAAACAGACTTCCCAAAAGAGTTCCAGTCCAAAGCCCAAGGTCAAACTAGGGGACGCCCTAGTGCCCAGAACCGGGCATTTCCAAAAAGACCCAAagcccagagagagagagagagaggtggacAGCCGAGGTAAGGCACAGGGAGCAGCCCTGGTGCAGACCGGCAAGGAGCAGAGACAAAGAAGACTGGCGGAGGAGCAAGTGATAAGGCGTCGCTGGGTTCGGAGTTCTGAGGAAGAGGAAGATAAGGAAGATAGGAGAACAGAGGAGGGGGAAAGAGAGAGGAaacggaggaggaggagggagcaGGAAGTTGAATGGAAGGCAGTGCAGCCCAAGCAAAGACCTCACACCAACAGCCAGCATCACGCTCAAAAGGAATACAATGGACACAACCTTGAGGAGCAGAGGAGGAAGAAGAGAAGGTGGAGCAATGAGGACATTTCCTCAGGTCCTCATGTGACTGACACTAGCGCTTCTCCTCCACTTTCTCCACCTTCGCCTACTCCTGTCATCAAGCCCACTCGCCCACCATCTTCCTCGTCCTCAACCTCCTCGTCATCCTCTTCTTCCTCATCATCTTCCTCTGATTCAGACTCTGAGTCTAGTCCACCCCGGAATGTTGCCAAAGTCCCTGCAGATTCAACATCAAACCAAAAAACTGTGTCAAAAAGGAGCATTGACAAACCGGGTTCAGGCACTGGTGCTCACCCCCATGGGTCGAGCTTAAGCACCCCTGAGACACAAGGTCGGGGCAGACACAAACTCTACACATTAGTGCCTTTTGGCCGAACTGAAAAGTCTCCCACTGTTGCACATCGAGGCCTGAAAAAACTTGTTGTGAGGATAGACCTCTCGCTTCTGGGTAGAGTCCCTAGTGCAGATGAGATTACCGAGAGACAGTCCTCGTCTTCAGCTTTGTCAACAGGAAAGGCAAAAGAAAAGACATCGATGAAACACTTGCACCACTTGGACCAACTGCCTGGAGATGGCAGAAGTAAAAGAAAA GCTGAAAATGGAGATGCTCAAAGAGAGAGTAAGAGAAATCATTCTCGTGCAGATAAACTACCGGTGTCAGTCCACAATGAGACTGAGGAAACCCTCAACAAGCAAAATGG ATGTCAGGATGATTACTTTTATTCCAAGAGGCCTGTATCCCCATTGTCTCCTCCATCCGGCATACTGGAACTCTCAAAACCCTCAGTAAAAGCTCCGCATGCAGAGAAGTACCACACACCTCCAGAAAAAGACAAAGATTCAACAGCACAGAAAACACAG GTTCAGGAGACACAGCCCAAGGTAGAGGTGGAGTGTGTCGGGGTGTCAGGACACCTCCAGTCTCTCTCTGGATCGCTGGTTCCTCCCTCAAACCTTCCGCTTCACTACAGAGGAACTGTGCCTATCAGTGATGT CTCTCATCATGCTGAATACTACATGCATGAGGCCAAGAGGTTGAAACATCGAGCAGACGCTATG GTGGATAAGCTTGGAAAAGCTGTGAATTATGTGGATGCTGCTTTGTTCTTCATGGAGTGTGGTAAAGCCATGGAAGAGGGACCGCTGGAATCCAAGTCCCCCTACACCATGTATGCTGAAACTGTGGAGCTCATAAG ATACGCTATGAGACTTAAGAGCCACGCCGGCCCTGGAGCCAGCCAGGAAGACAAACAGCTAGCTGTACTATG TTTCCGCTGTCTTGCTCTTCTTTACTGGCAAATGTTCAGACTTAAAAAGGACAACGCTCTAAAATACTCCAAAGTCCTGCTGGACTACTTCAAG AGCTCTCCAAAAGGACCTCACAAACCCCCTCCTTGGAGCAATGCTGGAAA GGGAACTGTAGCTCCTGCCTCTATTTGCTCTGTCAATATAATGGGATCTCACACAGGCAGCTCACAGAGCAGTGTCATCAGCATTCCCCATCGCATCCACCAGATGGCAGCAAATCACCTCAACATTACCAACAGTGTCCTGTACAGTTACGAGTACTGGGAGGTGGCTGATACCCTGGCCAAAGAAAATAAAG AATTTTTCAACTATCTGAACACACTGACTGGGCCCTTGACTCTACACAGCAGCATGGCCCATATTGTCCAGTACACCAGGCAAGGGCTGCAGTGGATCCGGATCAGTGCTAATCTATCATAA
- the aff3 gene encoding AF4/FMR2 family member 2 isoform X1, protein MPTIYGSKGKLASVCFMLQHASQDMTQSWPYQQPPGEGGTQHFLYSYSKEGKQPNSRHRHVRDGVSMRMPSRPLVAPHKSMLADDLKLSSDEDDKDEGSEQTTSWADNDRLSGQQQHHTHTHVGRVRHSSSGSSGSDPSSEWESDHSQRSRSPSPGTHNRCRTPTQQRTLNCSTETESPPTTQWQLDRWLEKVPKNHQSSDHDPGGGQRRTAKSDCGRGPSPGRYWSRDSESRRDYSPCESPVPSPKFDYSPRNSPRPSPEYSPCPSPGISLVPSPVPSVCPSPGDSFQGSRSPSPLPLHPPRSPSPSLSSTAVPSQGTYPQVQPPQQESPRHIAQPTVASIPAYRPKVRPWVPPDHSANQRKEFRPKDSRSRDSRSKDSRPGPPQQPHHSEHSSTEKSHKDLTHKLEAKNSESTSKQRFNSPSNPISKHSSKQRPRPSVSPKPQVRHSSRTDHSIEHNHRSNETTGVSIQSSHSKSGHSSHFNTLKSSDRGPLSKSRDSSRREVNSRYSHSLKTKSFPDTKQSSSKQTSQKSSSPKPKVKLGDALVPRTGHFQKDPKPREREREVDSRGKAQGAALVQTGKEQRQRRLAEEQVIRRRWVRSSEEEEDKEDRRTEEGERERKRRRRREQEVEWKAVQPKQRPHTNSQHHAQKEYNGHNLEEQRRKKRRWSNEDISSGPHVTDTSASPPLSPPSPTPVIKPTRPPSSSSSTSSSSSSSSSSSSDSDSESSPPRNVAKVPADSTSNQKTVSKRSIDKPGSGTGAHPHGSSLSTPETQGRGRHKLYTLVPFGRTEKSPTVAHRGLKKLVVRIDLSLLGRVPSADEITERQSSSSALSTGKAKEKTSMKHLHHLDQLPGDGRSKRKAENGDAQRESKRNHSRADKLPVSVHNETEETLNKQNGCQDDYFYSKRPVSPLSPPSGILELSKPSVKAPHAEKYHTPPEKDKDSTAQKTQVQETQPKVEVECVGVSGHLQSLSGSLVPPSNLPLHYRGTVPISDVSHHAEYYMHEAKRLKHRADAMVDKLGKAVNYVDAALFFMECGKAMEEGPLESKSPYTMYAETVELIRYAMRLKSHAGPGASQEDKQLAVLCFRCLALLYWQMFRLKKDNALKYSKVLLDYFKSSPKGPHKPPPWSNAGKGTVAPASICSVNIMGSHTGSSQSSVISIPHRIHQMAANHLNITNSVLYSYEYWEVADTLAKENKEFFNYLNTLTGPLTLHSSMAHIVQYTRQGLQWIRISANLS, encoded by the exons GGAAGTGAGCAAACAACTTCCTGGGCCGATAATGACCG CTTGTCAGGCCAGCAGcagcaccacacacacacacatgtcggAAGAGTGAGACATTCTAGCTCAGGGTCTTCAGGATCAGACCCCTCCAGCGAGTGGGAAAGCGATCACAGCCAGCGATCACGCAGCCCGAGCCCAGGGACACACAACCGGTGCAGGACGCCGACCCAGCAGCGGACCCTAAACTGCAGCACAGAG ACGGAGAGTCCACCAACCACACAGTGGCAGCTGGACAGGTGGCTTGAGAAAGTCCCTAAAAATCATCAGTCATCTGACCACGATCCAGGTGGAGGACAGCGACGGACTGCGAAATCTGACTGTGGCCGTGGACCATCACCTGGAAGATACTGGAGCAGAGACTCTGAATCCAGACGGGATTACAGTCCATGTGAAAGTCCGGTCCCAAGTCCAAAATTTGACTACAGTCCCAGAAACAGTCCTCGTCCCAGCCCAGAATACAGTCCATGCCCCAGTCCAGGAATTAGCCTTGTGCCAAGCCCAGTGCCAAGTGTGTGCCCAAGTCCAGGAGACAGCTTCCAAGGGAGTCGAAGTCCCAGCCCTTTACCTTTACACCCTCCCAGAAGCCCTAGTCCAAGTCTCTCATCCACCGCAGTACCTAGCCAAGGTACATATCCTCAGGTCCAGCCACCTCAACAAGAAAGTCCCAGGCATATTGCACAGCCAACCGTTGCCTCTATTCCAGCATATCGTCCCAAAGTAAGGCCATGGGTGCCTCCGGACCATAGTGCCAACCAGAGAAAGGAGTTTAGACCCAAAGACTCTAGATCCAGAGACTCTCGATCCAAAGACTCCAGACCTGGTCCTCCCCAACAGCCCCATCATTCTGAGCACAGCTCAACAGAAAAGTCACACAAAGATCTCACACACAAGCTTGAGGCCAAAAACTCTGAATCCACAAGCAAGCAAAGGTTTAACTCACCTTCGAACCCCATTTCAAAGCATTCGTCAAAGCAAAGACCAAGACCAAGCGTTAGCCCAAAACCACAAGTCAGGCACTCATCTAGAACTGACCATAGTATTGAACATAATCACAGAAGCAATGAAACTACAGGAGTGTCAATCCAAAGTTCACACTCCAAATCAGGCCATTCatctcattttaatactctgaAGAGTTCAGACCGTGGTCCCTTGTCAAAGTCCAGGGACTCGTCCCGAAGAGAAGTCAACAGTCGATATAGTCACAGCTTGAAGACTAAATCTTTCCCAGATACAAAGCAGTCCAGCTCTAAACAGACTTCCCAAAAGAGTTCCAGTCCAAAGCCCAAGGTCAAACTAGGGGACGCCCTAGTGCCCAGAACCGGGCATTTCCAAAAAGACCCAAagcccagagagagagagagagaggtggacAGCCGAGGTAAGGCACAGGGAGCAGCCCTGGTGCAGACCGGCAAGGAGCAGAGACAAAGAAGACTGGCGGAGGAGCAAGTGATAAGGCGTCGCTGGGTTCGGAGTTCTGAGGAAGAGGAAGATAAGGAAGATAGGAGAACAGAGGAGGGGGAAAGAGAGAGGAaacggaggaggaggagggagcaGGAAGTTGAATGGAAGGCAGTGCAGCCCAAGCAAAGACCTCACACCAACAGCCAGCATCACGCTCAAAAGGAATACAATGGACACAACCTTGAGGAGCAGAGGAGGAAGAAGAGAAGGTGGAGCAATGAGGACATTTCCTCAGGTCCTCATGTGACTGACACTAGCGCTTCTCCTCCACTTTCTCCACCTTCGCCTACTCCTGTCATCAAGCCCACTCGCCCACCATCTTCCTCGTCCTCAACCTCCTCGTCATCCTCTTCTTCCTCATCATCTTCCTCTGATTCAGACTCTGAGTCTAGTCCACCCCGGAATGTTGCCAAAGTCCCTGCAGATTCAACATCAAACCAAAAAACTGTGTCAAAAAGGAGCATTGACAAACCGGGTTCAGGCACTGGTGCTCACCCCCATGGGTCGAGCTTAAGCACCCCTGAGACACAAGGTCGGGGCAGACACAAACTCTACACATTAGTGCCTTTTGGCCGAACTGAAAAGTCTCCCACTGTTGCACATCGAGGCCTGAAAAAACTTGTTGTGAGGATAGACCTCTCGCTTCTGGGTAGAGTCCCTAGTGCAGATGAGATTACCGAGAGACAGTCCTCGTCTTCAGCTTTGTCAACAGGAAAGGCAAAAGAAAAGACATCGATGAAACACTTGCACCACTTGGACCAACTGCCTGGAGATGGCAGAAGTAAAAGAAAA GCTGAAAATGGAGATGCTCAAAGAGAGAGTAAGAGAAATCATTCTCGTGCAGATAAACTACCGGTGTCAGTCCACAATGAGACTGAGGAAACCCTCAACAAGCAAAATGG ATGTCAGGATGATTACTTTTATTCCAAGAGGCCTGTATCCCCATTGTCTCCTCCATCCGGCATACTGGAACTCTCAAAACCCTCAGTAAAAGCTCCGCATGCAGAGAAGTACCACACACCTCCAGAAAAAGACAAAGATTCAACAGCACAGAAAACACAG GTTCAGGAGACACAGCCCAAGGTAGAGGTGGAGTGTGTCGGGGTGTCAGGACACCTCCAGTCTCTCTCTGGATCGCTGGTTCCTCCCTCAAACCTTCCGCTTCACTACAGAGGAACTGTGCCTATCAGTGATGT CTCTCATCATGCTGAATACTACATGCATGAGGCCAAGAGGTTGAAACATCGAGCAGACGCTATG GTGGATAAGCTTGGAAAAGCTGTGAATTATGTGGATGCTGCTTTGTTCTTCATGGAGTGTGGTAAAGCCATGGAAGAGGGACCGCTGGAATCCAAGTCCCCCTACACCATGTATGCTGAAACTGTGGAGCTCATAAG ATACGCTATGAGACTTAAGAGCCACGCCGGCCCTGGAGCCAGCCAGGAAGACAAACAGCTAGCTGTACTATG TTTCCGCTGTCTTGCTCTTCTTTACTGGCAAATGTTCAGACTTAAAAAGGACAACGCTCTAAAATACTCCAAAGTCCTGCTGGACTACTTCAAG AGCTCTCCAAAAGGACCTCACAAACCCCCTCCTTGGAGCAATGCTGGAAA GGGAACTGTAGCTCCTGCCTCTATTTGCTCTGTCAATATAATGGGATCTCACACAGGCAGCTCACAGAGCAGTGTCATCAGCATTCCCCATCGCATCCACCAGATGGCAGCAAATCACCTCAACATTACCAACAGTGTCCTGTACAGTTACGAGTACTGGGAGGTGGCTGATACCCTGGCCAAAGAAAATAAAG AATTTTTCAACTATCTGAACACACTGACTGGGCCCTTGACTCTACACAGCAGCATGGCCCATATTGTCCAGTACACCAGGCAAGGGCTGCAGTGGATCCGGATCAGTGCTAATCTATCATAA